The Pseudomonas kermanshahensis genome includes a window with the following:
- the trmA gene encoding tRNA (uridine(54)-C5)-methyltransferase TrmA: MSAAFDPSSYATQLDAKVARLRALLAPFGAPEPAVFDSPREHYRLRAEFRLWREDGQRHYAMFAPGEKHKAILIDDFPIASERINDLMPRLKAAWQASEALSNRLFQVEFLTTLAGDAMVTMCYHRPLDEAWEVAARQLADELGVSLIGRSKGKRLVIGRDYAVEKLDVAGRVFSYRQPEGAFTQPNGAVNQKMLSWAFDAMGEREDDLLELYCGNGNFTLPLATRARQVLATEISKTSVNAALSNLDENGVDNVRLVRLSAEELTQALNDVRPFRRLEGIDLKSYAFGTVFVDPPRAGMDPDTCELTRRFERILYISCNPETLAANIEQLQDTHRIERCALFDQFPYTHHMESGVLLVRR, encoded by the coding sequence ATGAGTGCTGCTTTCGACCCCTCCTCCTACGCCACCCAGCTGGACGCCAAGGTTGCCCGGCTGCGCGCGCTGCTGGCGCCGTTCGGCGCGCCGGAACCGGCTGTTTTCGATTCGCCGCGCGAGCACTATCGCCTGCGCGCCGAGTTCCGCCTGTGGCGCGAGGACGGCCAGCGCCACTACGCGATGTTCGCCCCGGGCGAGAAGCACAAGGCGATCCTGATCGACGACTTCCCCATCGCCAGCGAGCGCATCAATGACTTGATGCCGCGCCTGAAGGCGGCCTGGCAGGCCAGCGAGGCACTGAGCAATCGCCTGTTCCAGGTGGAGTTCCTCACCACCCTGGCCGGCGATGCGATGGTCACGATGTGCTACCACCGCCCGCTGGACGAGGCCTGGGAAGTGGCGGCGCGGCAGCTGGCCGACGAACTGGGGGTAAGCCTGATCGGCCGCTCCAAGGGCAAGCGCCTGGTGATTGGCCGTGATTACGCGGTAGAGAAACTGGACGTGGCGGGCCGTGTGTTCAGCTATCGCCAGCCGGAAGGCGCGTTCACCCAGCCTAACGGCGCGGTGAACCAGAAGATGCTGAGCTGGGCGTTCGACGCCATGGGCGAGCGCGAGGATGACCTGCTGGAGCTGTATTGCGGCAACGGCAACTTCACCCTGCCACTGGCCACCCGTGCGCGCCAAGTGCTGGCCACCGAGATCAGCAAGACCTCGGTCAACGCTGCGCTGAGCAACCTTGATGAGAACGGTGTGGATAACGTGCGCTTGGTGCGGCTGTCGGCTGAAGAGCTGACCCAGGCGCTGAATGACGTGCGCCCGTTCCGGCGGCTGGAAGGGATCGACCTGAAAAGTTACGCGTTCGGTACCGTGTTCGTCGACCCGCCGCGTGCGGGGATGGACCCGGATACCTGCGAGCTGACCCGGCGCTTCGAGCGGATTTTGTACATCTCGTGCAATCCGGAAACGCTGGCGGCGAACATCGAGCAGTTGCAGGACACACACCGCATCGAGCGTTGTGCGTTGTTTGACCAGTTCCCGTATACCCATCACATGGAAAGTGGGGTTTTGCTGGTTCGGCGTTGA
- the pcaG gene encoding protocatechuate 3,4-dioxygenase subunit alpha, which yields MPIELLPETPSQTAGPYVHIGLALEAAGNPTRDQEIWNRLAKPEAPGEHILLMGQVYDGNGHLVRDSFLELWQADAAGQYQDAYNLENAFNSFGRTATTFDAGEWTVQTVKPGVVKNAAGVPMAPHINISLFARGINIHLHTRLYFDDEAEANAKCPVLNLIEQPQRRETLIAKRCEVDGKTAYRFDIRIQGEGETVFFDF from the coding sequence ATGCCAATCGAACTGCTGCCGGAAACCCCTTCGCAGACTGCCGGCCCTTACGTGCATATCGGCCTGGCCCTGGAAGCGGCCGGCAACCCGACCCGCGATCAGGAAATCTGGAACCGCCTGGCCAAGCCTGAGGCGCCGGGTGAACACATCCTGTTGATGGGCCAGGTCTATGACGGTAACGGGCACTTGGTGCGCGATTCGTTCCTGGAGCTGTGGCAGGCCGATGCCGCCGGCCAGTACCAGGATGCATACAACCTGGAAAACGCCTTCAACAGCTTCGGCCGCACCGCTACCACTTTCGATGCCGGTGAGTGGACCGTGCAAACGGTGAAGCCGGGTGTGGTGAAGAACGCGGCCGGCGTGCCGATGGCGCCGCACATCAACATCAGCCTGTTTGCCCGTGGCATCAACATCCACCTGCACACGCGCCTGTATTTTGATGATGAAGCCGAAGCCAACGCCAAGTGCCCGGTGCTCAACCTGATCGAGCAGCCGCAGCGCCGTGAGACGCTGATTGCCAAGCGTTGCGAAGTGGATGGGAAGACGGCGTATCGTTTCGATATCCGAATTCAGGGGGAAGGGGAGACGGTGTTCTTCGACTTCTGA
- the pcaH gene encoding protocatechuate 3,4-dioxygenase subunit beta has translation MPAQDTSRFVIRDRNWHPKALTPDYKTSIARSPRQALVSIPQSISETTGPDFTHLGFGAHDHDLLLNFNNGGLPIGERIIVAGRVVDQYGKPVPNTLVEMWQANAGGRYRHKNDRYLAPLDPNFGGVGRCLTDRDGYYSFRTIKPGPYPWRNGPNDWRPAHIHFGISGPSIATKLITQLYFEGDPLIPMCPIVKSIANPEAVQQLIAKLDMSNANPMDCLAYRFDIVLRGQRKTHFENC, from the coding sequence ATGCCCGCCCAGGACACCAGCCGCTTCGTGATCCGTGATCGCAACTGGCACCCCAAAGCCCTGACCCCCGACTACAAGACCTCCATTGCCCGCTCGCCGCGCCAGGCATTGGTCAGCATCCCGCAGTCGATCAGCGAAACCACCGGCCCGGACTTCACCCACTTGGGTTTCGGCGCCCACGACCATGACCTGCTGCTGAACTTCAACAACGGTGGCCTGCCGATTGGTGAGCGCATCATCGTTGCCGGTCGCGTGGTCGACCAGTACGGCAAGCCCGTGCCCAATACCCTGGTAGAAATGTGGCAGGCCAACGCTGGCGGCCGCTACCGCCACAAGAACGACCGCTACCTGGCACCGCTGGACCCTAACTTCGGTGGCGTCGGCCGTTGCCTGACCGACCGCGACGGCTACTACAGCTTCCGCACCATCAAGCCGGGCCCCTACCCATGGCGCAACGGCCCGAACGACTGGCGCCCGGCGCACATCCACTTCGGCATCAGCGGCCCATCGATTGCGACCAAGCTGATCACCCAGCTGTACTTCGAGGGTGACCCGCTGATCCCGATGTGCCCGATCGTCAAGTCGATCGCCAACCCAGAAGCCGTGCAGCAGTTGATCGCCAAGCTCGACATGAGCAACGCCAACCCGATGGACTGCCTGGCGTACCGCTTTGATATCGTGCTGCGCGGCCAGCGCAAGACCCACTTCGAAAACTGCTGA
- a CDS encoding neutral zinc metallopeptidase encodes MEWRKGRRSDNVVDARGEGGGGGGMRFGGGKGLGLGAILLIVGIGWLTGQDPLQILGQLTGQMTQQQQQAPSGADGKAPPANDQQADFVASVLGDTEDTWKALFSQAGKQYRDPKLVLFSGQVNSACGFASAAVGPFYCPADQRVYLDMSFFREMETRFAAAGDFAQAYVIAHEIGHHVQTLLGVSAKIDAARRNGQRMEGDNGLLVRQELQADCLAGVWAYQAQKRLNWLEPGDVEEALNAANAIGDDRLQQKGQGRVVPDSFTHGTSAQRVRWFKAGFAEGEVNSCDTFSARNL; translated from the coding sequence ATGGAATGGCGAAAAGGCCGACGCAGCGACAACGTGGTCGATGCCCGAGGCGAAGGTGGCGGTGGTGGCGGCATGCGCTTCGGCGGCGGCAAGGGCCTCGGGCTGGGGGCGATCCTGCTGATCGTGGGCATTGGCTGGCTGACCGGGCAAGACCCGCTGCAGATACTTGGCCAGCTCACCGGGCAGATGACCCAGCAGCAGCAACAGGCGCCCAGTGGCGCAGACGGCAAGGCGCCGCCGGCCAATGACCAGCAGGCCGACTTCGTCGCCTCGGTGCTGGGTGACACGGAAGACACCTGGAAAGCGCTGTTCTCCCAGGCGGGCAAGCAGTACCGCGACCCCAAACTGGTGCTGTTCAGCGGCCAGGTCAACTCGGCCTGCGGCTTCGCTTCGGCGGCCGTCGGCCCGTTCTATTGCCCGGCCGACCAGCGGGTGTACCTGGACATGTCGTTCTTCCGCGAGATGGAAACCCGTTTCGCGGCCGCGGGTGACTTTGCCCAGGCCTATGTCATCGCCCACGAGATCGGCCACCACGTGCAGACCCTGCTCGGCGTGTCGGCCAAGATCGATGCCGCTCGCCGCAATGGCCAGCGCATGGAAGGCGACAACGGCTTGCTGGTGCGCCAGGAGCTGCAGGCCGACTGCCTGGCAGGGGTGTGGGCCTACCAAGCGCAAAAACGCTTGAACTGGCTGGAGCCGGGTGACGTCGAGGAAGCGCTGAACGCGGCCAATGCCATCGGTGATGACCGCCTGCAGCAAAAAGGCCAGGGCCGCGTGGTGCCCGACTCCTTCACCCACGGCACCTCGGCGCAGCGTGTGCGCTGGTTCAAGGCGGGGTTTGCCGAGGGCGAAGTGAACAGCTGCGATACCTTCAGTGCCCGTAACCTCTGA
- a CDS encoding methyl-accepting chemotaxis protein yields MGTTLRELISGIRDGVTQIASAAEELSAVTEQTSAGANSQKVETDQVATAMHEMAATVQEVARNAEQASHAATGADDEARAGDQVVGEAISQIERLAEEMHRSTEAMNLLQQESQKIGSVMDVIKSVADQTNLLALNAAIEAARAGEAGRGFAVVADEVRGLAQRTQKSTEEIEELIASLQHGTQQVATAMQGSRTLTDSSVELARKAGASLESITGTVSSIQSMNQQIAAAAEQQSAVAEEISQSILNVRDVSEQTAAANNETAASSVELARLGGQLQMLVSQFRV; encoded by the coding sequence ATGGGCACCACCCTGCGCGAGCTGATCAGCGGCATCCGCGACGGCGTCACCCAGATCGCCAGCGCTGCCGAAGAGCTGTCGGCGGTCACCGAGCAAACCAGCGCAGGGGCCAACAGCCAGAAAGTCGAAACCGACCAAGTCGCCACTGCAATGCACGAAATGGCGGCCACGGTTCAGGAAGTCGCGCGCAACGCCGAGCAGGCCTCGCATGCCGCCACCGGTGCCGACGACGAAGCCCGCGCGGGTGATCAGGTGGTCGGTGAGGCGATCAGCCAAATCGAACGCCTGGCCGAAGAAATGCACCGCTCCACCGAGGCCATGAACCTGCTGCAACAGGAAAGCCAGAAGATCGGCAGCGTGATGGACGTGATCAAGTCGGTAGCCGACCAGACCAACCTGCTGGCACTCAACGCCGCGATCGAAGCGGCCCGTGCCGGCGAGGCGGGCCGTGGCTTTGCCGTGGTCGCTGACGAGGTACGTGGGTTGGCCCAGCGCACGCAGAAGTCCACCGAAGAGATCGAAGAGCTGATTGCCAGCCTGCAGCACGGCACCCAGCAAGTGGCGACGGCCATGCAGGGTAGCCGGACCCTGACCGACAGCAGTGTCGAACTGGCGCGCAAGGCCGGCGCCTCACTGGAAAGCATCACCGGCACGGTGTCGAGCATTCAGTCGATGAACCAGCAGATTGCGGCGGCGGCGGAACAGCAGAGCGCGGTGGCCGAAGAAATCAGCCAGAGCATTCTGAATGTGCGGGATGTGTCCGAGCAGACGGCAGCGGCCAATAACGAGACGGCGGCGTCCAGCGTTGAGCTGGCACGGTTGGGCGGGCAGTTGCAGATGCTGGTTAGCCAGTTCCGCGTCTGA
- the ggt gene encoding gamma-glutamyltransferase, whose translation MRIVLFPTMALGAAILTCSSAYAAALEGGAVAAPDQYGAQVAADILKKGGNAVDAAVATAFTLAVTYPEAGNIGGGGFMTLFVDGKPYFLDYREVAPKAASRNMYLDDKGEVIENLSLVGVRAAGVPGTVMGLWEAHQKFGKLPWSELLTPAIGYAKNGFKIAEKQYQYRNDAQGLFKTATNFNDYFGNMKVGELFKQPEMAQTLERIADKGVSEFYQGKTADLLVAQMQADKGLITKQDLKDYKAVWREPMALSWRGNVVYTAPPPSSGGVALAQLLGIKEDRAADFKGVAHNSAQYIHLLAEIEKRVFADRADYLGDPAFTKVPVDQLIAKEYLAKRAAQVNPKAISVTDDVKPGLEPHQTTHFSIVDKQGNAVSNTYTLNLDYGSGVVVKGAGFLLNDEMDDFSAKPGAANAFGVVGGDANAIEPGKRMLSSMSPSLMTRDGKVELVIGTPGGSRIFTSIFQVMNNLYDYDMPLEKAVAAQRVHHQLLPKDTIYFDSYAPLTGAVADDLKKMGYVLEDQGWEMGDIQAIRVNGDKLETASDPRGRGVGMIVK comes from the coding sequence ATGCGTATTGTCCTGTTCCCGACCATGGCCCTCGGAGCCGCGATCCTGACCTGTTCCTCGGCCTATGCAGCCGCCCTGGAAGGTGGCGCGGTGGCTGCGCCCGATCAATATGGTGCACAGGTTGCCGCCGATATCCTGAAAAAAGGCGGCAACGCCGTGGACGCCGCCGTGGCAACGGCATTCACCCTGGCGGTGACCTACCCAGAAGCCGGCAACATCGGCGGCGGTGGCTTCATGACCCTGTTCGTCGACGGCAAGCCCTACTTCCTCGACTACCGCGAAGTGGCGCCAAAGGCAGCCAGCCGCAACATGTACCTGGACGACAAAGGCGAGGTGATCGAGAACCTCAGCCTGGTCGGTGTGCGGGCAGCAGGTGTACCCGGCACGGTGATGGGCCTGTGGGAGGCGCACCAGAAGTTCGGCAAGTTGCCGTGGAGCGAGCTGCTGACGCCGGCCATCGGCTATGCCAAAAACGGTTTCAAGATTGCCGAAAAACAGTACCAGTACCGCAACGATGCCCAAGGCCTGTTCAAGACGGCGACCAACTTCAATGACTACTTCGGCAACATGAAGGTCGGCGAACTGTTCAAGCAGCCAGAAATGGCCCAGACCCTCGAGCGCATTGCCGACAAGGGCGTAAGCGAGTTCTACCAGGGCAAGACCGCCGACCTGCTGGTGGCGCAGATGCAGGCCGACAAAGGTCTGATCACCAAGCAAGACCTCAAGGACTACAAGGCGGTCTGGCGTGAGCCGATGGCCTTGAGCTGGCGCGGTAACGTGGTCTACACCGCGCCACCGCCAAGCTCCGGCGGCGTCGCCCTGGCCCAGTTGCTGGGCATCAAGGAAGACCGCGCGGCAGACTTCAAGGGCGTGGCGCACAACTCGGCGCAGTACATTCACCTGCTTGCCGAGATCGAGAAGCGCGTGTTTGCCGACCGTGCCGACTACCTGGGTGACCCGGCCTTCACCAAGGTGCCGGTCGATCAGTTGATTGCCAAGGAGTACCTGGCCAAGCGCGCCGCGCAGGTCAACCCCAAGGCCATTTCGGTCACCGATGACGTCAAGCCGGGGCTGGAGCCGCACCAGACCACGCACTTCTCCATCGTCGACAAACAGGGCAACGCGGTCAGCAACACCTACACCCTCAACCTCGACTACGGCAGTGGCGTGGTGGTCAAGGGCGCCGGCTTCCTGCTCAACGACGAGATGGACGACTTCAGCGCCAAGCCGGGTGCGGCCAATGCCTTTGGTGTGGTCGGCGGGGATGCCAACGCCATCGAGCCGGGCAAGCGCATGCTGTCATCCATGAGCCCGAGCCTGATGACCCGCGATGGCAAGGTCGAGCTGGTGATCGGCACGCCAGGTGGCTCGCGCATCTTCACCTCGATCTTCCAGGTGATGAACAACCTGTACGACTACGACATGCCGCTGGAAAAGGCGGTAGCGGCACAGCGTGTGCACCATCAGTTGCTGCCTAAAGACACTATCTACTTCGACAGCTATGCACCGCTGACCGGGGCGGTGGCGGATGACCTGAAGAAAATGGGTTATGTGCTGGAGGACCAGGGCTGGGAGATGGGCGATATCCAGGCGATCCGGGTGAACGGGGACAAGCTGGAAACGGCGTCCGATCCGCGTGGGCGTGGGGTGGGGATGATCGTCAAGTAA
- a CDS encoding LysR family transcriptional regulator — MKTRSEELQVFVAVIDCGSISAAAEQVGQTPSAVSRTLSRLEAKLGTTLVNRTTRRMDLTEEGRFFLERSRLILEQMDAMEERLSMNHQTATGRLRINAAAPFMLHAILPWIGEFRRQYPGIELELNTDDLIIDLLEQSTDVAIRIGELADSSLHARNLGCSPVQVLASPAYLERHGTPQRVEDLANHCLLGFSQPESLNHWPLRHAQGDRWAIRPALIASSGETLRQLALAGEGIVSLSHFMTHEDIRSGRLQVLLGDANNGYRQPIHAVYYRNTQLALRIQCFLDFIQRKLAMYAC, encoded by the coding sequence GTGAAAACCCGATCCGAAGAACTCCAGGTATTCGTCGCTGTGATCGACTGCGGTTCGATCTCTGCTGCTGCCGAGCAGGTGGGCCAGACCCCGTCAGCCGTCAGCCGCACCTTGTCGCGCCTGGAGGCCAAGCTTGGCACCACCCTGGTCAACCGCACCACCCGGCGCATGGACCTGACCGAAGAAGGCCGCTTCTTTCTTGAGCGCTCGCGGCTGATCCTGGAACAGATGGACGCGATGGAAGAGCGCCTGTCGATGAACCACCAGACCGCCACCGGGCGCCTGCGCATCAACGCCGCCGCGCCGTTCATGCTGCACGCCATCCTGCCCTGGATCGGCGAGTTCCGCCGCCAGTACCCCGGCATCGAGCTGGAGCTCAACACCGACGACCTGATCATCGACCTGCTCGAACAGAGCACCGATGTGGCGATCCGTATCGGCGAGCTGGCCGACTCCAGCCTGCACGCCCGCAACCTGGGGTGCAGCCCGGTGCAGGTGCTGGCCAGCCCCGCCTACCTGGAACGCCACGGCACCCCGCAGCGCGTCGAAGACTTGGCCAACCACTGCTTGCTCGGCTTCAGCCAGCCCGAGTCGCTCAACCACTGGCCCTTGCGCCATGCCCAGGGCGACCGCTGGGCGATCCGCCCCGCGCTGATCGCCTCCAGCGGCGAAACCCTGCGCCAGCTGGCGCTGGCCGGGGAGGGCATCGTCAGCCTGTCGCATTTCATGACCCACGAAGACATCCGCAGCGGCCGCCTGCAGGTGCTGTTGGGCGACGCCAACAACGGCTATCGCCAGCCGATCCATGCGGTGTACTACCGCAACACTCAGTTGGCGCTGCGCATCCAGTGCTTCCTCGATTTTATCCAGCGCAAGCTGGCGATGTACGCCTGCTGA
- a CDS encoding NAD(P)H-dependent oxidoreductase — protein MKNILQLNGGKQFAHSDGRLNATLHEAALAHLDRAGFDVRQTFIDGGYDVREEVEKFLWADVVIYQMPGWWMGAPWTVKKYIDDVFTEGHGSLYANDGRTRSDASQKYGSGGLIQGKQYMLSLTWNAPQQAFDDPSDFFEGKGVDAVYFPFHKANQFLGMTGLPTFLAVDVMKRPDVPAALAAYEAHLDKVFGKAV, from the coding sequence ATGAAAAACATCCTTCAGCTCAACGGTGGTAAACAGTTCGCTCACTCCGATGGCCGCCTTAACGCGACCCTGCACGAAGCGGCCCTCGCGCACCTGGACCGTGCCGGTTTCGACGTGCGGCAGACCTTCATCGATGGCGGCTACGATGTGCGGGAAGAGGTCGAGAAGTTTCTCTGGGCCGACGTGGTGATCTACCAGATGCCCGGTTGGTGGATGGGCGCACCGTGGACGGTGAAGAAGTACATCGATGACGTCTTCACCGAAGGCCATGGCAGCCTGTACGCCAACGACGGCCGTACCCGTTCGGATGCCTCGCAGAAGTACGGCAGCGGTGGCCTGATTCAAGGCAAGCAGTACATGTTGTCACTGACCTGGAACGCCCCGCAGCAGGCGTTTGACGACCCCAGCGATTTCTTCGAGGGCAAGGGTGTGGACGCCGTGTATTTCCCGTTCCACAAGGCTAACCAGTTCCTTGGCATGACCGGCTTGCCGACCTTCCTGGCGGTGGATGTGATGAAGCGCCCGGATGTGCCAGCGGCGTTGGCAGCGTATGAAGCGCACTTGGACAAGGTGTTTGGCAAGGCTGTGTAA
- a CDS encoding putative quinol monooxygenase, with the protein MSEQYAFILKAKTRPEMAEAFETLFRAYVEPSRQEPGCIEYHMLRDKADPSLFVFYEVWADKAALDVHSALPHMVAFFEKRMDYLEREFDIQLIDMLSASSANR; encoded by the coding sequence ATGAGCGAGCAGTACGCTTTTATCCTCAAAGCCAAGACCCGCCCGGAAATGGCCGAAGCCTTCGAAACCCTGTTCCGCGCCTATGTTGAACCCAGCCGCCAGGAACCGGGCTGCATCGAGTACCACATGCTGCGCGACAAGGCCGACCCGAGCCTGTTCGTGTTCTACGAAGTGTGGGCGGACAAAGCTGCACTGGATGTGCACTCGGCCCTGCCGCACATGGTCGCGTTCTTCGAAAAGCGCATGGACTACCTGGAGCGCGAGTTCGATATCCAGTTGATCGACATGCTCAGCGCCTCGTCTGCTAACCGTTGA
- a CDS encoding sulfite exporter TauE/SafE family protein, translating to MNTLIAFYQHIGPALTLLVVITFLLAGTVKGVIGLGLPSIAMGLLGLAMPPAQAAALLIVPSTLTNLWQLAAGGHLRVLLRRLGPMLVMIFVGTLLGSAWLGINSGAWAAHALGAALLVYAVYGLMGPGLRVAQAREGWLGPLCGLVTGVVTAATGVFVMPAVPYLQSLGLNRDEMIQALGLSFTVSTLALALGLAGQDALGGQALGASLLMLAPALVGMLAGQWLRQRISAALFKRCFFIGLAVLGGHLLING from the coding sequence ATGAATACCTTGATCGCGTTCTATCAACACATTGGCCCGGCACTGACACTGCTGGTGGTCATCACCTTTCTGCTGGCCGGCACCGTCAAAGGCGTCATCGGCCTCGGCTTGCCGTCCATCGCCATGGGCCTGCTGGGCCTGGCTATGCCGCCTGCGCAGGCTGCCGCTTTACTCATCGTGCCGTCGACACTCACCAACCTCTGGCAGCTGGCTGCCGGTGGTCATCTGCGGGTGCTGCTGCGTCGCCTGGGGCCGATGCTGGTGATGATCTTTGTCGGCACCCTGCTTGGCAGCGCATGGCTGGGCATCAACAGTGGCGCGTGGGCCGCGCATGCGCTGGGCGCCGCGTTGCTGGTGTATGCGGTGTATGGGCTGATGGGCCCAGGGTTGCGCGTGGCGCAAGCGCGGGAAGGGTGGCTGGGGCCGCTGTGCGGCTTGGTGACGGGCGTAGTCACGGCCGCTACCGGCGTATTCGTGATGCCGGCAGTGCCGTACCTGCAAAGCCTTGGCCTGAACCGCGACGAGATGATCCAGGCTTTGGGCCTGTCGTTCACGGTCTCGACCCTGGCGCTGGCCCTGGGCCTGGCCGGGCAAGATGCCTTGGGCGGCCAGGCGCTAGGTGCTTCATTGCTGATGCTGGCGCCAGCACTGGTGGGCATGCTGGCGGGGCAGTGGTTGCGTCAGCGCATCAGTGCCGCGCTGTTCAAACGCTGCTTCTTCATTGGCTTGGCCGTGCTCGGCGGCCATCTGCTGATCAACGGTTAG
- a CDS encoding LysR substrate-binding domain-containing protein: protein MHFDLIDLALFRHTLECGNITAGARRSHLSLPAASARIRAMEASLGTQLLARNRRGVQPTPAGQALLQHARLIAQQVERLQFDLSQYAQGLQGQVRLLCNTAALTEYLPELLASYLAQNPGVSVDVQELPSLRIVQSITQGIADLGIISTAAPSEHLQTLPFRDDPLVLVTPLAHPLAAHPAPSFIDSLAHGHVGLGADSALALYLEEQALREGLRMRVRVRADGFDGVLRMVAGGAGVGVVPLASVQRWQGLLPLHWVALREDWANRQLMVCARDFAALPGYAAGLVKCLAG, encoded by the coding sequence ATGCATTTCGACCTGATCGACCTCGCGCTTTTCCGGCACACCCTGGAATGCGGCAACATCACTGCCGGCGCCCGGCGCAGCCATCTGTCGCTGCCGGCTGCCAGTGCGCGCATCCGCGCGATGGAAGCGTCCCTGGGCACGCAATTGCTAGCGCGCAATCGCCGCGGCGTACAACCGACGCCTGCCGGGCAGGCGCTGTTGCAGCATGCCCGCCTGATCGCGCAGCAAGTGGAGCGCCTGCAATTCGACCTGAGCCAGTACGCCCAGGGGCTGCAAGGCCAGGTGCGGCTGTTGTGCAACACCGCGGCGCTGACCGAGTACCTGCCCGAATTGCTGGCCAGTTATCTGGCACAGAACCCCGGCGTCAGTGTCGATGTCCAAGAGCTGCCAAGCTTGCGCATCGTGCAGTCGATTACCCAAGGCATCGCCGACCTGGGGATCATTTCGACTGCGGCGCCCAGCGAGCATTTGCAGACCCTGCCCTTTCGCGATGACCCACTGGTGTTGGTGACCCCCCTTGCGCATCCGCTGGCGGCACACCCTGCGCCGAGCTTCATCGACAGCCTGGCCCATGGTCATGTCGGGCTGGGAGCAGACAGCGCATTGGCCTTGTACCTGGAGGAACAGGCCCTGCGTGAAGGCTTGCGGATGCGCGTACGGGTACGAGCCGATGGCTTCGATGGGGTGCTGCGCATGGTCGCGGGGGGCGCCGGGGTCGGCGTTGTGCCCTTGGCTTCGGTGCAACGCTGGCAAGGGCTGCTGCCGCTGCACTGGGTGGCGCTTCGCGAGGACTGGGCCAACCGCCAGTTGATGGTGTGCGCGCGGGATTTTGCAGCGTTGCCAGGGTATGCGGCGGGTTTGGTCAAGTGCTTGGCAGGCTGA
- a CDS encoding CDP-alcohol phosphatidyltransferase family protein: MPSIYQLKPRFQALLRPGVKRLYDRGVTANQVTVAAALVSVLLGLLLAEFSHITWLFILIPLWMLLRMALNAVDGMLAREFGQQSRLGAYLNELCDVIADAALYLPFALLAGVWPSLVVLVVLSATFSEYAGVMGPLAGASRRYDGPMGKSDRAFAFGVLGTGVAFGLLNATWLNGLLLVIFALSLYTLYNRVRQGLVEAR, translated from the coding sequence GTGCCCTCGATCTACCAGCTCAAACCCCGCTTCCAGGCCTTGCTCCGGCCCGGCGTCAAGCGCCTCTACGACCGTGGCGTCACCGCCAACCAGGTCACCGTCGCCGCCGCCTTGGTCTCGGTCCTGCTGGGCCTGCTGCTGGCCGAGTTCAGCCACATCACCTGGCTGTTCATCCTGATCCCGCTGTGGATGTTGCTGCGCATGGCGCTCAACGCCGTGGACGGCATGCTTGCGCGGGAATTCGGCCAGCAATCCAGGCTCGGTGCCTACCTCAACGAACTGTGCGACGTGATCGCTGACGCCGCGCTGTACCTGCCTTTCGCCCTGCTGGCTGGCGTCTGGCCCAGCTTGGTGGTGCTGGTGGTGCTGAGTGCGACCTTCAGCGAATACGCCGGCGTCATGGGCCCGCTGGCAGGCGCCTCGCGCCGCTACGACGGGCCGATGGGCAAGAGCGACCGGGCATTCGCCTTTGGCGTGCTGGGCACCGGCGTTGCGTTCGGCCTGCTCAACGCCACCTGGCTCAACGGCCTCTTGCTGGTCATCTTCGCGCTCTCGCTCTATACCCTCTACAACCGGGTTCGCCAAGGGCTGGTCGAAGCCCGCTGA